A single Lactuca sativa cultivar Salinas chromosome 8, Lsat_Salinas_v11, whole genome shotgun sequence DNA region contains:
- the LOC111885749 gene encoding cinnamoyl-CoA reductase-like SNL6, whose product MAPALEAVEFDGSSSSLKRVCVMDAGGCLGSSLVYSLLQRGYFVHAAVQSRVEMESMERRIVDNKNVRVFHTDPMDYQSIVEALEGCFGLFYSFEPQFDQPSYDELMAEMEVRAAHNVLEACAQTDTIDKVVFTSSATAVFWRDPSDSTPSLGDFDERNWSNVNFCKKFKLWHGLSKTLTEKTAWALAMDRGVSMVSINAGLLLSPDLTVTHPYLKGAAEMYKDGVFVTVDLKFLVDSHICIYEDSSAYGRYLCFNHVINSNEDAVNLAQILLPADISSLPPSMMVGENKMMPQRISNKKLNKLMANFEGGATLSATE is encoded by the exons ATGGCACCAGCACTGGAAGCAGTAGAATTTGATGGATCATCGTCTTCGTTGAAGAGGGTGTGTGTCATGGATGCCGGAGGTTGTTTAGGGTCTTCACTTGTCTACAGTCTTCTTCAAAGAGGTTACTTCGTTCATGCCGCCGTTCAGAGTCGTG TTGAGATGGAGTCTATGGAAAGAAGAATTGTAGACAACAAGAATGTGAGAGTATTCCACACCGACCCGATGGATTATCAAAGTATAGTGGAAGCTTTGGAAGGATGTTTTGGGTTGTTTTACTCATTTGAACCTCAATTTGATCAACCCTCTTATGAT GAATTGATGGCAGAAATGGAGGTAAGGGCAGCACATAATGTATTGGAAGCGTGTGCCCAAACCGATACAATTGACAAAGTGGTATTTACTTCATCTGCCACTGCGGTATTTTGGAGGGACCCAAGTGACTCAACGCCTTCATTAGGTGATTTTGATGAAAGAAATTGGAGCAACGTAAATTTTTGCAAGAAATTTAAG tTATGGCATGGTTTATCAAAAACATTGACCGAGAAGACTGCATGGGCCCTAGCCATGGACCGAGGGGTGAGCATGGTGTCCATAAACGCTGGATTACTGCTGAGCCCTGATCTCACAGTCACACATCCGTACCTAAAAGGTGCAGCCGAAATGTACAAAGATGGGGTTTTTGTTACGGTGGACCTTAAATTCTTGGTAGATTCTCACATTTGTATTTACGAAGACAGTTCTGCTTATGGTCGATATTTGTGCTTCAACCATGTCATCAATTCCAACGAGGATGCCGTGAATCTTGCACAAATCCTATTACCCGCAGATATATCTTCACTACCACCCAG TATGATGGTAGGGGAGAACAAGATGATGCCACAAAGAATAAGCAACAAGAAGCTTAACAAACTCATGGCTAACTTTGAGGGTGGAGCTACGCTTAGTGCTACAGAATGA